Sequence from the Chitinophagales bacterium genome:
TCTCAATCACAAAAATCCCGTTGATTGTCAGCGCAATTTATTGGCTTAAACTGAAACAGTGGTTACTTTTATGCATAACTTTAAGGGAGCATTCTTTGCATTGCAGCAAATGCAGATGAGAATTAAAGATTTGAAAATCAATGTTTTGTGATGTGATTTTATTTGATTTTGATGGAGACGCGCGATCAGTTATATGAGTTAATCAGGTCCCTTTCCAAATCCGAGAAAGGATATTTTAAAAAGGTGAGTTCCTTTCATATGAAGGGAAATCAAAACAGCTATGCGTTGCTGTTTGATGCCATAGACAGGATGCCTGAGTATAATGAGCGGATACTGAAAAAAAAGTTACCCGGAAAAATAGCTTCGCAATTACCTTTTTTAAAGCATTACCTCTATCACCAGTTGCTGGAAGCGCTTGATCAGTATTATCAAAGCAGCAATGTGGAGATCAATAAAATGATCTGTAAAGTGGAGATCCTGCATAAAAAAGGGCTAAAAGAACAGGGGCGCAAATTGCTTGACAAGGCCATGGAATTTGCGGGCAAGAAGGAAAAGTTTTCTTACCTGCTTCATTTAACCAGCCTGCGATATGAATTCCTGGCGGATGAGGAGAACCCGGAAAAATTACTGGCAGAACGCACGATGCTGAACAGCGATTTTGACGAGCTCAGGAAAAAGATTGACAACCTGTATGCCTATCATCGTTTACGGATTGACCTCAATGTTCTTCGTGCCGAGACAGGTTATGCAAGAAGCCCTGAGCAGGTTAAAAGGTATGAGCAGTTTTTAAAACATCCGTTGCTTGCAACCGCTGACATGCCATTATCCGGATCGGCAAAATTTCATTTTTACACATTGCATGCCATCGTGCACAAATATGCACACCGCTATGACGTTGCCTACGAAGCATTGCAGCAGATAGATGCTCTCTTTGCGGAATACCCGGTATTGTTTGAAGAAAGCGTCTCCGCCCGGATTAAAACACTGCAGCGCAAATCCGTGGTGGCGGGAAAACTTGGCCGGTTCGATCTTTCCATGTCGGCACTGGAACAGATGCGGAACATGAAAGCGGTGCATGAAAAATACCGCGCATTGATCTTTCAATATGGCTATCACCAGGAGTTCCTGATTTACCTGCTTACCGGTCAGTTTCAGACCTTGCTGAGCAGGGTACCTGCCTTTGAGGAAGAATACAGGCAGTATGGAAGAAATATGCTGAAGACGTTTGAAGTGCAGACACTGCAGCGTATTGCACAGGGATATTTTATGGAATGCCGGTTTGAAGATGCCATGGTGTGGATCAATAAGGCCATCAATACCACACCTTCCGCTTTCAATGATGATTTGATGAGTGGAATCAAGATTGATGATATCCTGATACATTTTGAATCAGGCAATCACCGTGTGGTACAGTCAAAAATTGCCGCGGCGGAGAAATTCCTTCGGTCAAAAAGAAAATCCTATGCATTTGAAATGTTCCTGCTTTCACTGTTAAAGAAAATGCTGAAAATCCATAATGTTGAGGAACAGGCAGCGCAATGGAAAAAGGCGCGTGCTGCTATGCAGGCACAATTTGCAACACCGGCAGAATCGTTGCCGGCGAAATACTTTTATGTTTCAGCATGGATAGAGAGTAAAATATCCGGGAAGCCTTTATCATTGCTTTTAAAGAGGCAGTCAACGCAATCGCGCGTATATAGAATCAGGGGCAGGAAAAAGAGTGTATCGGTTAATTGAACCTGCCGCGCTTTAATCGAATGGTTCCTTGTTATTCCATTTGCCCGCTATTGTTGCGTTGCAATTACCGGCTATAGTTGGGTGCTTCATTCGTAATCACCACGTCGTGCACATGGCTTTCACGGATGCCAGCCGTGGAAATACGTACAAACGCTGCCTGCTGCAAGGCGCGGATATCAGGCGCTCCGGTATAGCCCATGCCGGCCCGCAATCCTCCGACACATTGAACCATTACTTCTGCGAGCGTGCCTTTAAACGGTACCCGTCCGACGATGCCTTCCGGAACAAGCTTTTTAATATCATCTTCCGCATCCTGGAAATAGCGGTCTTTTGAACCTTCCTGCATCGCTTCCACAGAACCCATTCCGCGATAGGATTTGAATTTGCGGCCTTCAAAAATGATTGTTTCGCCCGGCGATTCTTCAACGCCTGCAAACAAAGAACCGGCCATTACACTGTCGGCGCCCGCAGCAATTGCCTTCACGATATCGCCGGTATAACGGATGCCTCCGTCTGCAATTATCGGTACGCCATATTTTTTCAGCCCTTTGGCGGCTTCCATGATGGCGGATAATTGCGGCACACCGGCTCCGGTTACAATACGTGTGGTGCAGATAGAGCCGGGACCAACGCCAACCTTTACTGCATCTGCGCCGGCTTCCGCCAATGCCTGAGCTCCTTCTTTGGTAGCCACATTACCTGCAATCACCTCCAAATTTTTAAACTGCTTCTTCACTTTTTTAACCGATTCGAGCACTCCCCTTGAATGGCCGTGAGCGGTATCGATACAAACCACATCCACGCCGGTATGAATCAGTGCGGCGATACGGTCGAGCATATCTGCCGTAACACCCACTGCTGCTCCTGCCAGCAACCGGCCATATTTATCTTTGCAGGCATTGGGATGGCTCTTCAGTTTCAGTATGTCGCGATAAGTAATGAGGCCTTTGAGTTTTCCTTTCCGGTCAACGACGGGCAGTTTCTCCACTTTATAATCCTGCAGGATGCCTTCGGCTTTCTTCAGATCCATCCCTTCCGGCGCGGTTACCAGCCTGTCTTTTGTCATCACTTCCGAAATTTTCCGTTTCGTGTTTTTCTCGAAACGTAAATCACGGTTGGTAAGGATGCCTACCAGGAATCCTTCTTTGTTCACGATAGGAATACCACCGATCTTATGCTCCTTCATGATATGCATCGCCTGGCCGATGGTCTGATCCGCTTCGAGTGTAATGGGATCAATAATCAGCCCGCTCTCACTTCTTTTCACGCGGCGCACTGCTTCGGCCTGCCGTTCAATACTCATGTTCTTATGCAGTATGCCGATGCCGCCCTGGCTGGCCATGGCGATAGCCATTTCCCAATCGGTTACCGTATCCATGGCTGCGGATAATACCGGCACATTGATCCGGATGTTCCTGGTAAGTTGTGTGGCCGTATCAACTTCGCGCGGCAGGACCGATGAAAAAGCCGGCAGCAGCAGCACATCATCATAGGTTAACCCTTCTAACAGAATTTTGGAAGCGTTTGCCGCCATATCATTACGTTTTAATAAAGTTGGGCAAAGATACTACTTCGGATACAACATGATGTTGCAACAGGCGCTACGTGTTTTGAGCTTAATATGCAGGTGATGATGGGAATTAACGAAACTATAAAGATATTAGCGCCCTGAAAAATTGAATCGTATGAAGAAAATAATAATTGTTTCCCTGTTGCTTTGTCTCAGCGGCCTTGGTTTTGCCCAGCAATTGGAAACATTCGAAGAAAACGGCAAGTACGGCATGAAAGAATCGGGCACCGGCAGGGTAATCATGGCACCAAAATATGATGAGATCTATGTTTTCTCCGAAGGCCTTGCTATCGTCAGCCTCGAAGAATTGTATGGTTTTATAGATAAAACAGGCAAAGAGGTAATTCCGCTGCAGTACACGGAAGCCACTTCGTTTTCAGAAGGACTGGCAAGTGTTTCCAACGGAACAGCCTGGGGTTACATTGATAAGACCGGCAAAACCGTATTGCCTTTTGAATATGATGAAGCGAATCAGTTTGTGGAAGGCGTTGCTTTTGTTGCCAAACAGGGAAACTATGGTGCTATAGATAAAACAGGCAAAGTGGTGATTCCCCTGATCTATGACTCCGGCATTTCATTTTCACAGGGACTGGCCGTGGTGGAGAAAGAAGGCTATACCGGCCTTATCGACCTGCATGGCAATTTTGTGGTGCCCCTGAAATACATGGAGATCGACGATTTTACACAGGGCCTGGCAGCGGTAAACAAGGATAACAAGTGGGGATTTATTAACCGGCAGGGAACCGAAGTTATCAAACCTGAGTATGATTACGCATTTGCTTATTCAGAAGGCCTGGCAGGCGTGATGATTGCAGGCAAAGGCGGTTATATTGATCTGCAGGGTAATATCGTCATCCCGCTCATCTATGATAAGTTGGGAAGTTTCATGGGAGGATATTCCATGGTGGAAATGGATGGCAGGCAATTTTATATTGATACGAGAGGCAGATGTGTAGAGCATGATGGTGTGCCCTGTGCCAAATGAGTTGTGTCCTTTCCGTTGCAGTTATGAATCATGCCGGTATGGCATGGAAGAATGTATGAATGATCGTGGCAGCCTGCATGTCAGTCAGGCAATGTTCCTCGCTTAGGTTGATCGTGGCAGTCAGTACTTTGTATACACAGATGACTTCCGTGAAGATCATGCGGAGCATCCTTGACAGTAATCCAATCCAGACAACAGGGGTGACTGATCGAACGGAGACCGGCAAGCATCCGTTTTATTCATCTGCTTATTTCAAAAAGGGTATCCATTTCCTTCCTGATCAGCGAAGCATCAAGTTGTGTTGCACGCAGGTAATGCGCTTTGGCTTCCGTTAACTGCAAATTGTTAAACAGGTATAACCCGGCCAGTTGATAATGTGCCACAGCAAGAGCAGGGTTGGCTTCAATTGCTTTTTCGAAATGAATGCGCGCCTGCCCGTATTGTTTAAAATGCGTTTTCAATAATAGCGCAAGGTTATGATGGGCACCTGCATGCAGCGGATCTGCCGCGATCGCTTTTTCATAGTGTGCCTTTGCTCCATCATAATCACTGAACGGCGGTAATGACAGCAGGTTGGCGAGATTAAAGTGCGCCTTCACATACTGCGGATTTATGGCAATCGCCTGCAGGTATTCTCTTTTTGCTCCTTCCGCATCGCCCGTTTTTTTTTCAAGCAGCACAGCGAGGTTATAATGCGCCGCATCGTACAACGGACGATGAGCAATTTCCGTTTCGTAAAGCCTGCGGGCCGTAGCAAACGATTGGCTGTTACCTTCCTCCGGCAGGTAATGATGATACAGCAAAGCCAAGTTATTGTACACGTTAGGCATTTCAGGATTAACCGCTATCACTTTTTCATAAAGCGACTTCGCTTTGTGATACCACTTCATTTTTGTTGCCAGCACAGCTTTGATGAACAAGGCATTTTCATTTTTCGGATGTTTTTCAAGGAAATTATCGAGTGCTATATCCTGTTCTTCTTCCTCATTGATAAGATTGATTGCGATGAGTTCGTCAATCAGCAGCTCTTTATCAAAACCGATAATATCCAGTAAGGGTTTGTAATGCTGCTGCCGCAGTTCTTCAAAACGGAGAATGCGTAAGTCTGTCAGCTTTGAAAAAAAATCATCGAGTTGGAGGCAGATCGTTTCGATCTTTTTCTTCTGCAGCATATAATCCGTATTCAGATAATCGTGGAGCAGTTTTTCAGCTGTGGCCAGCTCTTCTTTCCAGTAGTCATAATAAACCGTTCTTGTTTTAGGATGGAAAACGGCACCCGCATTTTCCAATGCAACCGGCAGGATTCTTTTTTCGAATTCATGGGTGTTGAGCAATTCCGTCATTTCATACATGCAGTATTCGCTCTTAAGAAACTCATCGCTGATAAGTATGACTACGAAGTCACTCTTACCGATACGTTGCATGTATTCTTTCAGGCTGCTGCGGTAGGCAGCATCACGCTGATCGCGCAGGAAGATGATGCCGATATTGCTGAAGTCCTGATCTATGATGTCGGCAGTGGTGCGGTTTTGCCAGCTGTAGGAGAGAAAAATATTGGGTACAGTATTCCGGGTACGCTCCATAAAAAATGGCAAGAATCAGTTGATATAGGAAAGATAATGATTTCTCATGGTCATTACCAAGGAGCAGGCCAGGTGCTGCGGCCATACGGTTCCCGGCAACAGGCTGTTAAAAGCTACTGTGCAATAACTGTCGTTTGAAAAAAGCAACTGCCTTCCTTATCACGGACGGTAACGATCAGCATGCCTTTATGCTGACCCGTTAAAGTGATCACAGGATCTGTATGCGCCGTAAAGCTGATATTCTTTGCTTCGTATAAAGGCCTGCCCATGATATCATGCACCTGCAGTGAACCATCCTGCAGCGTTGCAGGCAGGTGAATGCTGAAAGTATTGATGAAAGGATCCGGATAAACGCTTATTTCATCCTGCATCACTTCAGCGGTTACCACTGCAGTCGGAAAATTATCACAGTCATAAGTATCAGGATTTACTTCTATTGGAGCGCCGGGAGTCAGAATTTTTCCGGCCAGTCCGGGATAATAGGATGGATAATACATGGCGCGGAAGCAATCGTTGAGAAAAGGTGTTTCGCCCTGTGAAAGTATATGTGTTTTATCAACGGGGTTTACATATTTCCATAGGAGCGTGCCGGCTGCATCGATCTCTGTAAACTCTCCTTCGGTGCCACTGCAGATGAGCGTATTGCCATTGGGCAAACGTTGCGCTCCGCCCTGCACAATGGAGAATAATGACAACGGCGGATTTGCAGTGTATATCCAGTCCTGCGCCGTTGGCTTGAAGGCGGAATCCGGTTCAATGGGATAATTATTATCTATCATCGCCGGCAAGGTGAATGTTTCGACGGTTGAATAATCATTGCCCGGCCTGCCGACACCGTTGTTAAATACCATTACCTGTCCGTCTGCAGAGATCCAGCGGAGGTTGTGTTGTTCGAAAAATTTCTGATCAGCTGCTGTTCCTCTTCCGTAGTTCTGCGGATTGCCCCATCGGTACAGGAGATCGCCGCCTCTGCCGGAATTACCACCGGAGTGGGAGGCGGCTTCTTCCATAGTGGTGCTGTGATCGATGATATAGACTTCACACACTTCATGACTGCTTACCATCACCTGGTCAAGCGCTGCATTGTAGTCGAGGCTGTTAAAATGCAGCCAGTCGGCCGTGCTCACATTCAGTTCACCCATATTGATATTCAGCAATTCAGGATGGTCAGCCACGACACCATAGTTTGGCTTCAGGGAGTCTGCATCCTGCACGAGGTGATCCCATGCGCGCCATTGCCAAACGATGACACCCGAATCGGTTCCGACAGGCTGAATCTCGATGATTTTTTCTGACCACATTTTGCTGCCCATCGTCACACGGCCATTAGCCTGCGCATCTGTTTTGGTGTGGCTTTCCCATACAATAGCCATGATATTTCCATTCGGCAGTTGAATAGCATCATGATGCTGGCATTGATTGATGTCGGCAATATCATACGACCAAAGCACTTCACTGTCCCAGCCGAGCTTTTCGATGTTGCCGCCTGAACCGCCTGCAGGAAACTGACCGTTGTTCACATTATTGCATCGCAGCAAGGTGCCATCTTCCTCGAGGTTTACTGTGAGCCCGGGATGGAGCGAGCTTGCCCACTGATGAATTTTTTTTCCGCATTTATCAATCAGGTAAGTGGTGTCGCTTTGCCCGGGTGCAAACAATACATATCCACTCTCGGCGCCGGGGAGATTGTAAAACAAGCCGACGGTTTGCGCCTGCGCCTGCAGGCAAGCCATGCAAAAAAGCAATGACAACAACTTATTCATGGGTAATTCTTTTCAGATTCCGTTTTAACTGCCGATGCAGTTCACAATGTTTCAGCGGCCACTTATTCTGCAATAGCTCTTGTATTCCAGCTGTAATTTTGTGCAGGGTCATTTATGGAAATGATCACCATTCCCGGTGGCGAGGAAAGTGACACGTGATAAGCCGAAAGTCCTGCTGCGGAAATATTATCTTCTTCATATAACAACCGGCCGGTAACATCATGCACCTGCAATGTTGCCTCTTTCAAAGCGGCAGGCAATTGTACCATAAAACCATTGCTGAAGGGGTTAGGAAACACCGACGGGTTTTCATTTGGTGAAGCAACGGCCAAAACGGGTGTGGCAATGGAAGGACAGATATAGTTATCAGGGTTCAGTTCCAGCGGTTCTCCGGGTGTAAGCACCTGTCCGACAAAACCGGGATAATCTTCCGCGAGGTAGGTGACCCGGAAACAGGAATTCATGAATGGCTGATCGCCTTGTGGCGTGTTACCATTCTGATCAATAGGATTTACATATTTCCAAAGGTTATTGCCATCGCTGTCAATCTCGAGAAAGGTACCTGCCGTCGCATTGCAAATGATGGTGTTGCCGTTGGGTAATCGTTGCGCGCTGCCCATCACCAAAGAAAAGAGGGAAGAAACAGGGTTGGCCGCGTAAATCCAGTCTTGTGCAACAGGCAGGTAGGCAGAATCAGCTGCCAGCGGATAATTGTTGCTGACCATCGCCGGCAGCGTAAAGGATTCAGCGGTGGAGTAGTCGGTGCCGGGACGGCCAACACCATTGTTGAAGAGCAATATCCTGTTATTAGACAACCACACGGCATTATGTTGCTGAAAGAGTTTTCTATCGCTGGAAGTGCCACGGTCGTAGTTTTCCGGATTGCCCCAGCGGTATAAGATATCTCCGCCACGGCCTGATACGCCTCCTTCGTGGCCGGCGGCTTCTTCCTTTGTGGTGCTGTGATCAATAATATAAATCTCATTGAGGTTATGGCAGCTCACGATCAGCTGATCAAGCTCTTCATTGTAGGACAAGCCATTGAAGTGCAGCCAGTCGGCCTGCTGCGAATTTAATGTTCCCAGGTTGATGTCGATCAGTTCAGGGTGGTCGGCTACGGTGCCATAGTTTGGTTTATTCATGTCAGCATCCTGCACCAGGTGATCCCATGCCCGCCATTGCCATACAATTATTCCGGAGTCGGTACCGACCGGTTGTATCTCAACAATTTTATCCGACCACATTTTATTGCCGAGCGATATGCGTCCGTTTGCCTGTGCATCTGTTTTGGTGTGATACTC
This genomic interval carries:
- the guaB gene encoding IMP dehydrogenase, whose product is MAANASKILLEGLTYDDVLLLPAFSSVLPREVDTATQLTRNIRINVPVLSAAMDTVTDWEMAIAMASQGGIGILHKNMSIERQAEAVRRVKRSESGLIIDPITLEADQTIGQAMHIMKEHKIGGIPIVNKEGFLVGILTNRDLRFEKNTKRKISEVMTKDRLVTAPEGMDLKKAEGILQDYKVEKLPVVDRKGKLKGLITYRDILKLKSHPNACKDKYGRLLAGAAVGVTADMLDRIAALIHTGVDVVCIDTAHGHSRGVLESVKKVKKQFKNLEVIAGNVATKEGAQALAEAGADAVKVGVGPGSICTTRIVTGAGVPQLSAIMEAAKGLKKYGVPIIADGGIRYTGDIVKAIAAGADSVMAGSLFAGVEESPGETIIFEGRKFKSYRGMGSVEAMQEGSKDRYFQDAEDDIKKLVPEGIVGRVPFKGTLAEVMVQCVGGLRAGMGYTGAPDIRALQQAAFVRISTAGIRESHVHDVVITNEAPNYSR
- a CDS encoding WG repeat-containing protein; this encodes MKKIIIVSLLLCLSGLGFAQQLETFEENGKYGMKESGTGRVIMAPKYDEIYVFSEGLAIVSLEELYGFIDKTGKEVIPLQYTEATSFSEGLASVSNGTAWGYIDKTGKTVLPFEYDEANQFVEGVAFVAKQGNYGAIDKTGKVVIPLIYDSGISFSQGLAVVEKEGYTGLIDLHGNFVVPLKYMEIDDFTQGLAAVNKDNKWGFINRQGTEVIKPEYDYAFAYSEGLAGVMIAGKGGYIDLQGNIVIPLIYDKLGSFMGGYSMVEMDGRQFYIDTRGRCVEHDGVPCAK
- a CDS encoding tetratricopeptide repeat protein, translating into MERTRNTVPNIFLSYSWQNRTTADIIDQDFSNIGIIFLRDQRDAAYRSSLKEYMQRIGKSDFVVILISDEFLKSEYCMYEMTELLNTHEFEKRILPVALENAGAVFHPKTRTVYYDYWKEELATAEKLLHDYLNTDYMLQKKKIETICLQLDDFFSKLTDLRILRFEELRQQHYKPLLDIIGFDKELLIDELIAINLINEEEEQDIALDNFLEKHPKNENALFIKAVLATKMKWYHKAKSLYEKVIAVNPEMPNVYNNLALLYHHYLPEEGNSQSFATARRLYETEIAHRPLYDAAHYNLAVLLEKKTGDAEGAKREYLQAIAINPQYVKAHFNLANLLSLPPFSDYDGAKAHYEKAIAADPLHAGAHHNLALLLKTHFKQYGQARIHFEKAIEANPALAVAHYQLAGLYLFNNLQLTEAKAHYLRATQLDASLIRKEMDTLFEISR
- a CDS encoding aryl-sulfate sulfotransferase, which translates into the protein MNKLLSLLFCMACLQAQAQTVGLFYNLPGAESGYVLFAPGQSDTTYLIDKCGKKIHQWASSLHPGLTVNLEEDGTLLRCNNVNNGQFPAGGSGGNIEKLGWDSEVLWSYDIADINQCQHHDAIQLPNGNIMAIVWESHTKTDAQANGRVTMGSKMWSEKIIEIQPVGTDSGVIVWQWRAWDHLVQDADSLKPNYGVVADHPELLNINMGELNVSTADWLHFNSLDYNAALDQVMVSSHEVCEVYIIDHSTTMEEAASHSGGNSGRGGDLLYRWGNPQNYGRGTAADQKFFEQHNLRWISADGQVMVFNNGVGRPGNDYSTVETFTLPAMIDNNYPIEPDSAFKPTAQDWIYTANPPLSLFSIVQGGAQRLPNGNTLICSGTEGEFTEIDAAGTLLWKYVNPVDKTHILSQGETPFLNDCFRAMYYPSYYPGLAGKILTPGAPIEVNPDTYDCDNFPTAVVTAEVMQDEISVYPDPFINTFSIHLPATLQDGSLQVHDIMGRPLYEAKNISFTAHTDPVITLTGQHKGMLIVTVRDKEGSCFFQTTVIAQ
- a CDS encoding aryl-sulfate sulfotransferase, coding for MTRLLLLSLCLFAITAEAQTVGWFYSNPGAADGYILFAPQSSTKSFLLDKCGKKVHEWQSYYQPGLAVYLQEDGTLLRCGNTNNNQFMGGGQGGIVERFDWNSNLLWSYKISNDTQCQHHDAMLLPNGNVLAIAWEYHTKTDAQANGRISLGNKMWSDKIVEIQPVGTDSGIIVWQWRAWDHLVQDADMNKPNYGTVADHPELIDINLGTLNSQQADWLHFNGLSYNEELDQLIVSCHNLNEIYIIDHSTTKEEAAGHEGGVSGRGGDILYRWGNPENYDRGTSSDRKLFQQHNAVWLSNNRILLFNNGVGRPGTDYSTAESFTLPAMVSNNYPLAADSAYLPVAQDWIYAANPVSSLFSLVMGSAQRLPNGNTIICNATAGTFLEIDSDGNNLWKYVNPIDQNGNTPQGDQPFMNSCFRVTYLAEDYPGFVGQVLTPGEPLELNPDNYICPSIATPVLAVASPNENPSVFPNPFSNGFMVQLPAALKEATLQVHDVTGRLLYEEDNISAAGLSAYHVSLSSPPGMVIISINDPAQNYSWNTRAIAE